A section of the Spirochaetota bacterium genome encodes:
- a CDS encoding HDOD domain-containing protein, translating into MPRQINTKELYSQIEKENKLNISFHFHTDTVIKLLNAIYAKLLSSMDNLYLLDAVVTIIKELIANAVKANAKRLYFQKLNLDINDLDSYQKGMDRFKEELTGNIFSLEQELKESEYRISVIMTKTKDGLKTVITNNAPILPEELNRINTRIEKAKTYNDFSDAYEDIYDDTEGAGLGIVLTTLLLRNSGIGENSYTIDSDGKVTTSQFCIPYKTKPSSLTTDLKQQIVNEVSGLPSFPDHIIELQRLCKEPDVTIDEIVKKIMLDPALTSDILKLSNSAGFIRAKRVENISDAVMVIGFKNLNDILTVNATRMILDKRYKKFQEIWDHCKKVAFYATNIASKYGLKKYIEKAYLAGLLHDIGKIVLLSADVKLVNRISEIIKNRKMRTSTIMEEISIGISHSSIGELMANKWHFPEYLIDTIKYHHSPLSLNNDSKELCYITYLANMLCGIENRKYQFYYIEEDVLERFKIFNESQFEQLHNELKEMYN; encoded by the coding sequence ATGCCCAGACAGATTAATACAAAAGAACTCTACTCTCAGATTGAAAAAGAGAATAAGCTTAATATTTCATTCCATTTCCATACTGATACAGTAATTAAACTGTTGAACGCAATTTACGCCAAGCTGTTGTCAAGTATGGACAACCTCTACCTGCTAGATGCTGTAGTCACCATTATTAAGGAGCTTATTGCGAATGCGGTTAAAGCCAATGCCAAAAGGTTATATTTCCAAAAGTTGAATCTCGATATCAATGATCTCGATAGCTACCAAAAGGGGATGGATCGCTTTAAAGAGGAGCTGACAGGCAACATCTTCAGCCTTGAGCAGGAATTGAAGGAGAGTGAATACAGGATAAGTGTAATAATGACAAAGACTAAAGATGGGCTTAAGACTGTTATTACTAATAATGCACCAATACTACCAGAAGAATTAAATAGAATAAATACCAGAATAGAGAAGGCAAAGACATATAATGATTTTTCAGATGCCTATGAAGATATATATGATGATACAGAAGGCGCGGGGCTAGGTATAGTTCTAACGACTCTTCTTTTAAGGAATTCCGGTATAGGAGAAAATTCATATACAATAGATTCTGATGGGAAGGTTACTACATCTCAATTTTGCATCCCCTATAAAACGAAACCCTCCAGCCTGACAACAGATCTAAAGCAACAGATTGTTAATGAGGTCAGCGGTCTTCCCTCATTTCCAGATCACATTATAGAACTGCAAAGGCTATGCAAGGAGCCCGATGTCACTATAGATGAGATTGTCAAAAAAATAATGTTAGATCCGGCCCTTACTTCAGATATTCTTAAGCTTTCCAATTCAGCAGGTTTTATTAGAGCAAAGCGCGTGGAGAATATAAGTGATGCGGTTATGGTTATTGGTTTTAAAAACCTCAATGATATACTCACAGTTAATGCCACTAGAATGATACTGGATAAGAGATATAAAAAATTTCAAGAGATATGGGATCACTGTAAAAAGGTCGCCTTCTATGCTACAAATATTGCATCTAAATATGGGCTAAAGAAATATATTGAAAAGGCGTATTTAGCCGGATTATTGCACGATATCGGGAAGATTGTTCTCCTCTCTGCTGATGTAAAGCTCGTTAATCGGATTTCCGAAATTATTAAGAACAGGAAAATGAGAACATCAACAATAATGGAAGAGATATCAATTGGAATAAGTCACTCAAGCATAGGAGAGTTGATGGCAAACAAATGGCATTTCCCTGAATATCTAATCGATACAATTAAATATCACCATTCTCCTCTCTCTTTAAACAATGATTCAAAAGAACTCTGCTATATCACTTATCTGGCAAACATGCTCTGTGGAATTGAGAATAGAAAATATCAATTCTACTATATTGAAGAGGACGTTCTTGAGAGATTTAAAATTTTTAATGAATCACAATTTGAACAACTTCACAACGAATTGAAAGAGATGTACAATTAA
- a CDS encoding outer-membrane lipoprotein carrier protein LolA, whose product MRYKRMICFILLLSIIDVRDAMSINGDEALELFKTRLSSIKTIKGKVTLSYNIGEVYIGSLKYMSPDKIHVEFQKPKGKIIVCNGKKLWVYDYSSNVCGVQDLDREKYSNITELLSSYIAILLSKDKSGYRIRLTNYMQEYYEITLSMDTTFFLREAVFKSSQVDGFTLSLADVIIDEKMTPGIFDYDVPATALVGKNPLDVR is encoded by the coding sequence ATGAGATATAAAAGGATGATCTGTTTTATTCTATTGCTCTCTATAATAGACGTTAGGGATGCGATGTCAATTAATGGAGATGAAGCCCTTGAATTATTTAAGACAAGGCTCTCCAGCATAAAAACAATAAAAGGGAAAGTAACATTATCATATAATATCGGAGAGGTATATATTGGGAGTTTAAAGTATATGTCTCCAGATAAGATACATGTAGAATTCCAGAAACCAAAGGGCAAGATTATTGTATGCAATGGAAAGAAACTTTGGGTATATGATTATTCAAGCAATGTCTGTGGCGTGCAGGATCTCGATAGAGAGAAATATAGCAATATAACCGAACTTCTTAGTTCATATATTGCAATTTTACTCTCCAAGGATAAATCAGGATATAGGATTAGATTGACAAATTATATGCAGGAGTATTACGAGATAACACTCAGCATGGACACAACATTCTTCTTAAGGGAGGCTGTTTTTAAGAGCAGTCAGGTTGATGGTTTTACCCTTTCCCTAGCTGATGTAATAATCGATGAAAAAATGACACCTGGCATATTCGATTATGATGTTCCAGCTACAGCACTGGTGGGGAAAAACCCCCTTGATGTGAGATAG
- a CDS encoding methyltransferase, whose amino-acid sequence MRIRELQKHLEELIFVGQAHRIGIIKELHQRPDTYEGIAKRMNFDARSTWVLLEALAEMSYLTIDNGVYSVPHEIYERLVDEGGQDYEGDFWLFLLYLINPWKTLPYVLKHGEPDKSSYKNFSISDFIKGMDSPWKKRIAPEVVNICLENLPEAKIVADIGGAPGTIAKVFAQRGINTIVYDLPESMQVMADELSRITNIEVQTGDATKELPKGPYDIAFLGNLCHGQSPEDNVRIIEMCYKHLHDKGLIVIFDNLRGESYRGATLALHMITQSPKGDVYSREEYYEWLKGTGFRDLRVENLSDSTWQLIIGRK is encoded by the coding sequence GTGAGAATAAGAGAACTCCAAAAACATCTTGAAGAACTCATATTTGTAGGCCAAGCGCATAGGATCGGCATAATAAAAGAGTTACACCAGAGACCCGACACTTATGAGGGCATTGCAAAAAGGATGAATTTTGATGCAAGATCTACCTGGGTATTATTAGAGGCCCTTGCTGAGATGAGTTATCTGACAATAGATAATGGAGTATATTCAGTACCACATGAGATATATGAACGATTAGTTGATGAAGGGGGCCAGGATTATGAGGGGGATTTCTGGCTTTTTTTGCTTTATCTCATAAATCCATGGAAGACTCTTCCATATGTCTTAAAGCATGGGGAGCCTGATAAGTCCAGCTATAAAAACTTTTCAATAAGCGACTTCATTAAAGGAATGGATTCACCCTGGAAGAAGAGAATTGCTCCTGAAGTGGTGAACATTTGTCTTGAGAATCTGCCTGAAGCAAAAATAGTTGCGGATATTGGCGGGGCTCCTGGAACGATCGCAAAGGTCTTTGCTCAAAGAGGAATTAATACAATAGTTTATGATCTACCGGAATCCATGCAGGTAATGGCCGATGAACTTTCCCGGATCACAAATATTGAAGTGCAAACCGGTGATGCCACTAAGGAATTACCTAAAGGGCCCTATGATATTGCCTTTTTGGGCAACCTATGCCATGGTCAATCTCCTGAGGATAATGTTAGAATAATTGAAATGTGTTATAAGCATCTTCACGATAAAGGATTGATCGTAATATTTGACAATCTCAGGGGAGAGAGTTATAGGGGAGCAACCCTGGCTCTTCATATGATAACACAGAGTCCTAAGGGAGATGTATATTCAAGGGAAGAGTATTATGAATGGCTTAAAGGGACGGGATTTAGAGATTTAAGGGTCGAGAACCTATCAGATTCCACATGGCAACTCATTATAGGACGGAAATAA
- a CDS encoding class I SAM-dependent methyltransferase, which yields MLTVDFDIFDVNVGDVILDAGCGEGRHSIECVLQGANVYSMDLDLASLRKARYTLTHINEKDRKSDGGRFQVHIGNALDLPFKEKTFDRIICSEVMEHVTDDDLACKELVRTLKNGGKIVITVPTTFSEYLYGLITDEYFTSPGGHIRKYLPGKLIKIMKNNNLEIYNIRFKHSFHAIYWLIRCVVGLHLEDHVITKTYKNFLVLTMQSNLMKKIESFFDFFFPKSMVVYAYKK from the coding sequence GTGCTAACGGTGGATTTTGACATATTCGATGTCAATGTAGGCGATGTTATCCTTGATGCCGGATGTGGTGAAGGTCGTCACTCCATTGAATGCGTGTTACAGGGAGCAAATGTTTACAGCATGGATCTAGATTTAGCCTCTTTGAGAAAAGCCCGCTATACATTAACCCATATAAATGAAAAAGATCGAAAATCAGATGGTGGTAGATTTCAGGTCCATATTGGAAATGCATTAGATCTACCATTTAAAGAAAAAACATTTGATAGAATAATATGTTCTGAGGTAATGGAGCATGTAACTGACGACGATCTGGCTTGCAAGGAACTCGTTAGAACCCTCAAGAATGGGGGTAAAATTGTCATAACTGTTCCTACTACCTTTAGTGAATACTTATATGGCCTAATAACTGATGAATATTTTACCTCTCCAGGAGGGCATATACGAAAGTATCTTCCTGGAAAGCTTATAAAAATAATGAAGAATAATAATCTGGAGATATACAACATCAGATTTAAACATTCCTTTCATGCCATATATTGGCTGATCAGATGTGTTGTGGGGCTTCATTTAGAAGATCATGTTATTACCAAGACATATAAAAATTTTTTAGTCCTAACCATGCAATCAAATTTAATGAAAAAAATAGAGAGTTTTTTTGATTTTTTTTTCCCAAAGAGCATGGTTGTGTATGCCTATAAAAAGTAG
- the pth gene encoding aminoacyl-tRNA hydrolase, with protein sequence MVIVACLGNPGSRYIKNRHNAGFIIGDYIARKYNIPITLKTFSSLCGKGRIEDRNVLLLLPQTYMNKSGIAVQAAIQYYREDPMNLIVIHDEIEIPFGEFGTKFGGGHKGHNGLRSIIQHIQTPDFHRIRFGVGRPADPGVSVADYLLSDFNNNELTRIEEIAPTILKEAYHIITSGEMPFQ encoded by the coding sequence ATGGTTATTGTCGCATGTTTAGGGAATCCAGGTAGCAGATATATAAAGAACAGGCATAATGCTGGCTTTATAATTGGAGATTATATCGCACGTAAATATAATATCCCCATAACATTGAAGACATTCTCCTCCCTATGTGGTAAGGGAAGAATTGAAGATAGAAATGTTCTTTTACTTCTACCACAAACCTATATGAATAAGAGCGGCATTGCCGTTCAGGCTGCTATTCAATATTATAGGGAGGATCCGATGAATCTTATCGTGATACATGATGAGATTGAGATCCCCTTTGGGGAATTTGGAACCAAGTTTGGTGGAGGTCATAAGGGTCACAATGGATTAAGATCCATTATCCAGCATATTCAAACACCCGACTTCCATCGGATACGCTTTGGAGTTGGTAGACCAGCAGATCCTGGAGTATCAGTAGCCGATTATCTGCTCTCCGACTTCAACAATAATGAGCTAACAAGGATTGAGGAGATTGCTCCAACAATACTAAAAGAAGCGTATCATATTATTACATCAGGGGAGATGCCTTTTCAATAA
- a CDS encoding ComEC/Rec2 family competence protein — protein MDWYTKLDEYRKIGQNIFIPSFLILLLSSSAIILTYAIIQESTPEIITGIILYLFSFFIIIPIIRCSDYREENLESDSHVVKGLINKKQGYSYIKKIILPSMLISLFIPIRIISIMKSYPVNDESTVFYGQVESVKLLRYTREAVIIFSDGSGNGSSHSKEYNRAVSYIPERFPIDRGDIIEIHTRPKEIDINKSNNSSFLKKQLRRGFSFIFYLNENNFTIVKEVPISFKESIRRGIDENVSTLFNGKTASIIKALYFGNKKYIDKATILDFKRAGVLHILAASGLHVGILSTIPIFILGTLRINRKIILLATVAVVYFYLYITDIPVSLLRAFIMLSLYSVQYIFDLERNILNTLFLTAIIILMIYPNDLYSLGFQLSFGATLGIILFLNFYSNALSTLPSPIAKSLSLTLSAQILVIPVIFLHLREINLIGVISNIMIVPGMALTLIFSLIANVVFPISNHIGMFFALITEFIFSLNLQIVELFSGIDGHFIVEEISYILVISTILLFLPVLLCNKNQKVLAISILLALVSAWFYLSDNRVFNENQIAVLNHDNTDVIILTRGRETIVFGKIGNIVHARTIARYMDVNGIKNITLCIPVADYRNIKNYTHIVKNSIVSRCYLSSNFSFSPVLKRLCEILDADRVELKIREFRGSSENIDMALRKPFANISYIHNYILNNPKPDIAVIHNKYSIIDL, from the coding sequence TTGGACTGGTATACAAAATTGGACGAATATAGAAAAATTGGTCAGAATATCTTTATCCCATCTTTTTTAATACTACTCCTCTCTTCATCAGCAATAATACTAACCTATGCCATAATTCAAGAGTCTACCCCTGAAATTATCACAGGAATAATCCTCTATTTATTTTCATTTTTTATTATAATTCCAATAATAAGATGTTCAGACTATAGAGAAGAGAATCTTGAGAGCGACTCACATGTTGTCAAAGGTTTGATAAATAAGAAACAAGGTTATTCATACATTAAAAAGATAATACTCCCTTCTATGCTCATTTCACTCTTCATACCAATAAGGATTATCTCAATAATGAAATCATATCCGGTCAATGACGAGTCCACGGTATTCTACGGCCAGGTTGAGAGTGTAAAATTGCTAAGATACACCAGGGAGGCTGTAATAATATTTTCAGATGGTTCAGGCAATGGTTCTTCTCATAGTAAAGAATATAATAGGGCTGTCAGTTATATTCCAGAAAGATTTCCCATTGATCGCGGCGATATAATAGAGATACATACAAGACCGAAAGAGATTGATATAAATAAATCCAATAATTCCTCCTTTTTGAAGAAACAGTTGAGAAGGGGTTTTAGCTTTATATTCTATCTTAATGAGAATAACTTCACTATTGTAAAGGAGGTTCCCATCTCTTTTAAAGAGAGTATTCGAAGGGGAATAGATGAGAATGTATCCACTCTCTTTAACGGAAAGACTGCTTCAATAATAAAGGCTCTATACTTTGGCAATAAAAAATATATTGATAAGGCAACTATCCTTGATTTTAAGAGGGCCGGCGTGCTGCATATCCTTGCCGCAAGCGGACTGCATGTTGGAATACTATCCACAATACCGATCTTTATCCTTGGCACTCTCAGGATCAATCGAAAGATAATATTGCTAGCCACTGTCGCTGTTGTCTATTTTTATCTTTATATAACCGATATTCCTGTCTCTCTATTGCGAGCATTTATTATGTTATCCCTCTATTCTGTTCAGTATATCTTTGATCTGGAAAGGAACATATTGAATACGCTCTTTCTTACAGCTATTATAATACTAATGATTTATCCTAATGATCTCTACAGTTTAGGTTTCCAATTATCCTTTGGCGCAACCCTTGGAATAATCCTATTCCTCAATTTTTACAGCAATGCTCTCTCAACCCTTCCATCTCCTATAGCGAAATCATTATCCCTAACACTTTCAGCCCAAATCCTGGTGATTCCCGTCATCTTTCTTCACCTAAGGGAGATTAACCTTATAGGCGTAATCTCAAATATAATGATTGTTCCGGGAATGGCCTTAACCCTAATCTTCTCCTTAATAGCAAATGTTGTCTTCCCAATATCAAATCATATAGGAATGTTCTTTGCTCTCATTACAGAATTCATATTCAGCCTTAATCTCCAGATTGTAGAGTTGTTTTCTGGAATAGATGGACACTTCATTGTTGAGGAAATAAGCTATATTCTGGTGATATCTACTATTCTCCTATTTTTACCTGTACTCCTTTGCAATAAAAATCAGAAGGTATTGGCAATATCAATCCTTTTAGCCCTTGTTTCAGCTTGGTTTTATCTCTCCGATAATCGGGTTTTTAATGAGAATCAAATAGCTGTACTAAATCATGACAATACAGATGTTATTATCCTTACAAGGGGAAGGGAAACGATTGTATTTGGCAAAATAGGAAACATTGTGCATGCTAGGACTATTGCTCGATATATGGATGTGAATGGAATCAAGAATATAACACTCTGTATCCCTGTTGCGGATTATAGAAACATTAAGAACTATACACATATAGTCAAGAATTCAATTGTATCGAGGTGTTATCTGTCATCCAATTTTTCATTTTCACCCGTTCTTAAAAGATTATGTGAAATCCTTGATGCCGATAGAGTTGAGTTGAAGATAAGAGAATTCAGAGGATCATCAGAGAACATTGACATGGCATTAAGAAAGCCCTTTGCGAATATATCCTATATCCATAATTATATATTGAACAATCCAAAACCGGATATCGCTGTAATTCATAATAAATACTCGATTATAGACTTATAG
- a CDS encoding 6-hydroxymethylpterin diphosphokinase MptE-like protein has product MGKYKLKDTPSGLKTLIYTNSREIKLHSAYNPMGEAQRSVDSFQIGRANLILVCGLGLGFHIQQLRQRFSDCTIVVVERDKRVIDIVLSTYPEFIENLLIINTNLDMEVVFEVIDVTSIRGVTTYYHRPSYMIHKDYYDTFLVDINKYISSKLSDLLTRFEFEEKWIHNILENITKILNSIPVKSLFNKFRNYPGVIVSGGPTLRKNLHVLRCMRDRALIVCVDTAFKVLQKNQISPHLVMTIDSQKHSLKHFLGIRDESAILIADVVSFPRVIDYYGGNKIFSSTSKYYSDEEGNIKRETTPLMDWVEDFIPPIGDIQSGGSVATSAFDLLLNLGCNPIILVGQDLAYTGREIHCSGTCHNDEWLPKTTRFMNLETFNQNIIRKRKIKYVEAYGGEGEVISDFVFDLYRRWFEDSSNKVGIPVINATEGGARIINTDECSLESLLDRIPIRERRPDEILKGLISQNVVNNPESLYKGVLSAIKGISEIKHLSEDFINEKAKLNDKIFQIINEENISKVITPFLKKTYVYLSRHPEICEKRATKMFITDIAAASNKVLKLLNESKRRLEIIR; this is encoded by the coding sequence ATGGGTAAATATAAACTAAAGGATACGCCATCTGGGTTGAAGACCCTTATCTATACTAATTCAAGAGAGATTAAACTCCATTCCGCATACAATCCAATGGGGGAAGCTCAAAGATCAGTCGATTCCTTTCAAATTGGAAGGGCCAATTTGATACTGGTCTGCGGTCTTGGGCTGGGATTTCATATTCAACAATTGAGACAGCGATTCTCTGATTGCACAATAGTCGTTGTAGAGAGAGATAAGAGGGTAATTGATATTGTCCTTTCAACCTATCCTGAATTTATTGAAAATCTGTTAATTATAAACACAAACCTCGACATGGAAGTTGTTTTTGAAGTAATTGATGTTACATCAATCAGGGGCGTCACTACATATTATCATAGACCATCATATATGATTCATAAGGATTATTATGATACATTTTTAGTTGATATAAATAAGTATATATCGTCAAAGCTTAGCGATCTTTTAACCAGATTCGAATTTGAAGAGAAATGGATACATAACATTCTGGAAAATATTACAAAGATATTGAACTCAATCCCAGTCAAAAGCCTCTTTAATAAATTCAGGAACTATCCCGGAGTTATAGTGTCAGGTGGTCCAACCCTAAGAAAGAACCTTCATGTGCTCAGATGCATGAGAGATAGAGCCCTCATCGTCTGTGTGGATACAGCCTTTAAGGTTTTACAAAAGAATCAGATCAGCCCTCATCTTGTGATGACTATTGACTCTCAGAAGCATAGTCTTAAGCACTTCCTTGGAATAAGGGATGAGAGTGCCATACTCATTGCTGATGTTGTAAGTTTCCCAAGGGTAATTGATTATTATGGTGGTAATAAAATCTTTAGCTCCACATCAAAATACTATAGCGATGAAGAAGGAAACATAAAGAGGGAGACTACGCCTCTAATGGATTGGGTTGAGGATTTTATTCCTCCAATTGGTGATATTCAATCAGGTGGTTCTGTTGCTACCAGCGCCTTTGATCTTCTCCTAAATCTCGGCTGCAATCCCATTATTCTGGTTGGACAGGATTTAGCATATACTGGAAGAGAGATCCATTGTAGCGGGACCTGTCATAATGACGAATGGCTTCCTAAAACAACGAGATTCATGAATCTTGAAACATTCAATCAGAATATCATTAGAAAAAGAAAGATAAAATATGTAGAAGCATATGGAGGGGAAGGGGAGGTCATCTCTGATTTTGTGTTTGATCTATACAGGCGCTGGTTTGAAGACTCTTCAAATAAGGTAGGAATCCCTGTAATTAATGCCACTGAGGGTGGAGCTAGAATTATAAACACTGATGAGTGCTCCCTTGAGTCGCTTTTAGATAGGATTCCAATACGAGAGAGAAGGCCAGATGAAATACTGAAAGGTTTAATATCCCAGAATGTAGTCAATAATCCTGAGTCCCTCTACAAGGGGGTGTTATCTGCCATTAAAGGGATCAGCGAGATTAAACATCTATCGGAGGATTTCATAAATGAAAAGGCGAAGTTGAATGATAAAATATTTCAGATAATCAATGAGGAGAACATCTCTAAGGTTATTACGCCTTTTCTAAAAAAGACCTATGTTTATCTATCAAGACATCCTGAGATATGTGAAAAAAGGGCAACGAAAATGTTTATTACAGATATCGCTGCCGCTTCTAATAAGGTATTAAAATTACTCAATGAGAGTAAAAGAAGGCTTGAAATAATCCGATAA
- a CDS encoding zinc-binding dehydrogenase produces MKAARIISPKRYEIVDDDIPALEDDKVLVRLLRTVICGSDIPYFSVSYKKESYPFPLGYPGHECLGIVEETRNNEFKIGDRVMYYPTSLEGFKEYHLTDASRLQMLPKEGDLNKLSMTQILGSVAHSAFRIDRPYKKCVAIMGQGPVGLLFTSLMKNLGANAIIVIDPLEYRLEVAKRMGADFIINPKEGNAVDSISEITNGEMADIVIDAYGQDVEAINQCFDISCHNGQIAFFGICLEESPRLNFNIFFRKELRMIASVGPEVMVDYPYALNMILKNSIDVTPLITHELPFEEIQKGFEIATNRLDNVIKVVLTF; encoded by the coding sequence TTGAAAGCAGCGAGAATAATTTCTCCAAAAAGATATGAGATCGTTGATGATGATATTCCGGCTTTGGAAGATGATAAAGTCCTTGTAAGACTTTTAAGGACTGTTATTTGCGGATCAGATATTCCATATTTCAGCGTAAGTTACAAAAAGGAATCGTATCCCTTCCCACTTGGCTATCCTGGTCATGAATGCCTTGGAATAGTAGAAGAGACGCGAAATAATGAATTTAAGATTGGCGATAGAGTAATGTATTACCCTACCTCTTTAGAGGGATTTAAGGAATATCATCTGACAGATGCCTCAAGACTACAGATGTTGCCAAAGGAAGGTGATTTAAATAAACTATCCATGACCCAGATTCTCGGATCAGTAGCGCATAGCGCCTTTAGAATCGACCGACCTTATAAGAAATGCGTTGCTATAATGGGTCAGGGGCCTGTTGGATTGCTATTTACCTCACTGATGAAAAATCTTGGGGCAAATGCCATTATAGTAATTGACCCACTTGAATATAGGCTTGAGGTTGCTAAAAGGATGGGAGCGGATTTTATAATCAATCCAAAAGAGGGAAATGCTGTAGACTCAATATCAGAAATTACGAATGGAGAGATGGCTGACATTGTAATTGATGCATATGGGCAGGATGTTGAAGCAATAAATCAATGCTTTGACATATCCTGTCATAATGGACAGATTGCATTTTTTGGTATTTGTCTTGAGGAATCTCCAAGATTAAACTTCAACATATTTTTCAGAAAGGAATTAAGGATGATCGCCTCTGTAGGTCCTGAAGTGATGGTTGATTATCCCTATGCTCTTAATATGATCCTCAAAAATTCAATAGATGTTACCCCCTTAATAACTCATGAACTGCCATTTGAAGAGATACAGAAGGGCTTTGAAATAGCTACAAATAGATTAGATAATGTCATTAAGGTGGTTTTAACGTTTTAA
- a CDS encoding glycosyltransferase family 4 protein, translated as MKICLLSYRGNPYCGGQGIYLMYVARELVKLGHEVHAIVGPPYPFEMEGVTLHRVSNHNYFNVKKNYIKNHKPFSTFQPFNFYEFISSKFGVFPEMETFSLRAYLKLRELLKENSFDIIHDNQCLGYGLLLMKRFGIPFISTLHHPLSIDRSIWFEYPSNFGLKVKRILYYPLLMQKIVSNRMNKIITVSHDSSIEINKAFGVPLSKQSIIYNGMDASIFYPIKGIKKKKNSLIFVGNVEDRKKGIIYLLKALTLTKHKMNLTIVDGGTPSRSSVPRWIKKFGIEDRVKFTGKIPIDKLVELYSQTEIAVCPSLYEGFGFPAVEAMACELPVIATTGGALPEVIGEHLETAYLVPPRDAGAIAKAIDFLIENPQFRKKMGKIARKRVLKKFTWENAAKEMVNVYEEVIGANGGF; from the coding sequence ATGAAGATATGTTTATTGAGTTATAGAGGGAATCCATATTGTGGCGGGCAGGGAATTTACTTAATGTATGTAGCTCGTGAGTTGGTTAAGCTTGGACATGAGGTTCATGCAATAGTTGGACCTCCATATCCCTTTGAGATGGAGGGAGTAACCCTGCATAGGGTGAGTAATCATAATTATTTCAATGTTAAGAAGAATTACATTAAGAATCATAAACCATTCTCTACATTTCAGCCATTCAACTTTTATGAATTTATTTCTTCCAAATTTGGCGTATTTCCCGAGATGGAGACTTTTTCCTTAAGGGCATACCTTAAATTGCGGGAATTATTAAAAGAAAATAGTTTTGATATAATACACGACAATCAGTGTTTAGGGTATGGCTTATTACTAATGAAAAGATTTGGCATCCCCTTTATTTCCACACTTCACCATCCTCTATCAATAGACAGGAGCATTTGGTTTGAGTATCCATCAAATTTTGGTTTGAAAGTAAAAAGGATACTATACTACCCGCTTCTTATGCAGAAGATAGTATCTAATAGGATGAATAAAATAATAACCGTATCTCATGACTCCTCGATTGAAATAAACAAGGCATTTGGCGTGCCTTTAAGCAAGCAGAGCATTATCTATAATGGAATGGACGCAAGCATCTTTTACCCCATAAAGGGAATTAAGAAGAAGAAGAATAGCCTCATTTTTGTCGGGAATGTTGAAGATAGGAAAAAGGGAATAATATATCTCTTAAAGGCGCTCACCCTTACAAAGCATAAGATGAATCTTACAATAGTTGACGGCGGAACACCAAGCAGGAGTAGCGTGCCCCGTTGGATAAAAAAGTTTGGCATTGAGGATAGAGTGAAATTTACTGGGAAGATCCCTATAGATAAACTTGTAGAGCTGTATTCTCAGACAGAAATTGCGGTATGTCCATCCCTTTATGAGGGATTTGGTTTTCCTGCTGTTGAGGCAATGGCATGTGAGTTGCCAGTAATAGCGACAACTGGAGGAGCCCTTCCAGAGGTAATAGGAGAACACCTTGAGACAGCATATCTTGTTCCCCCACGGGATGCTGGAGCAATAGCAAAGGCAATCGATTTCTTAATTGAGAATCCACAATTTAGAAAAAAGATGGGCAAAATAGCCCGCAAGAGAGTGTTAAAAAAATTTACATGGGAGAATGCGGCAAAGGAGATGGTTAACGTCTATGAGGAGGTAATAGGTGCTAACGGTGGATTTTGA